One Falco peregrinus isolate bFalPer1 chromosome 6, bFalPer1.pri, whole genome shotgun sequence DNA segment encodes these proteins:
- the LOC101923747 gene encoding calmodulin, striated muscle, whose product MAERLSEEQIAEFKEAFSLFDRDGDGCITTKELGTVMRSLGQNPTEAELQDMVGEVDADGSGTIDFPEFLSLMARKMRDTDSEEEIREAFRVFDKDGNGYISAAELRHVMTNLGEKLTDEEVDEMIKEADCNNDGQVNYEEFVRMMTEK is encoded by the coding sequence ATGGCTGAGCGGCTGTCGGAGGAGCAGATCGCCGAATTCAAGgaagctttttccctttttgacCGGGATGGAGATGGTTGCATTACCACAAAGGAGTTGGGCACCGTCATGCGCTCGCTGGGGCAGAACCCCACCGAAGCAGAGTTGCAGGACATGGTGGGGGAGGTGGATGCTGATGGCAGCGGCACCATTGACTTCCCTGAATTCCTCTCGTTGATGGCAAGGAAGATGAGGGACACAGACAGCGAGGAGGAGATCCGTGAGGCTTTCCGCGTCTTTGACAAGGATGGCAATGGCTACATCAGTGCGGCGGAGCTGCGGCATGTCATGACCAACCTGGGTGAGAAGTTGACAGACGAGGAGGTGGACGAGATGATCAAGGAGGCTGACTGCAACAACGATGGGCAGGTCAACTACGAGGAGTTTGTGAGGATGATGACGGAGAAGTGA